In the Candidatus Nitrospira nitrosa genome, one interval contains:
- a CDS encoding ATP-binding protein has protein sequence MYPSHQDQPEASPPGPRRAFGLRIKFVLLFSLILIITCSTLSWYFLETRHQAMTTSLEEMGTILLTATIRNDHFRVAGIVLEDRSTLDQFLQSLMTIDHVVYVIITGSDGRLLSRQSKRSQDPARNLSRASPSPIYPDDRLSESLTDIPLTTPLITRFVWSSDQKRLIPQQTSSDWFLPFLIREETLFDFTMPILRDVTPLSSPSIELEDRRRAPSPATQSSVVGIVRIGITDGQAKAALALIVRNVLILTIFIIATGILIIYLLTSRITTPLRSLAAATRKLAEGEDTTGLPVSSHHDEVGQLTHAFNLMTQSLRDRNQAITRNIDTIRQQVRQLTAVHQASTAIASTSVMDMERLIETVLQLLSENLGFSKMAVLLYHPETNCCSVAQVFGASPAIANAARQVHIPVYEGSITADLLFDHKPFLIQDIETMAPRFYPPLLDLLRRSGTKSVVIVPLQSQAKILGFLAGGRDTHQCDEEDLHILLTIAGHVAAAIDNATAYANLAELTQHLEERIGQRTEELSQANIQLQEHDRRRSKFLSVVSHELRTPMTAIRSFAENMLDGVTGPLTDLQRTYLTRVQHNVARLSRIIAQLLDWSRLDTKRVDLRLETVCLHHIATIAVDSLQTVASEKNVSLVVVPIGSLPPVLGDRDKLEQIFVNLIGNAIKFTPPGGHVCVEPCASSPGVVQVCVADTGCGIDERHLPNIFEEFSKVPSAMPSSQGAQLGLWITKTYVTMHHGRIWVESQPGAGSQFYIALPACESQEQAKSNPNESVSAECPQPGHRSF, from the coding sequence ATGTACCCTTCTCACCAGGACCAGCCCGAAGCTTCTCCACCAGGGCCACGCCGCGCGTTCGGCCTGCGCATTAAGTTCGTATTATTATTCAGCCTGATCCTCATCATCACCTGCTCGACTTTAAGCTGGTATTTTCTTGAAACCAGGCACCAGGCGATGACCACAAGCTTAGAAGAAATGGGGACCATTCTTCTCACCGCTACCATACGTAATGATCATTTCCGAGTGGCTGGGATCGTCTTAGAGGACCGCAGCACCCTCGATCAATTCCTCCAGAGTCTGATGACCATCGACCACGTGGTGTATGTCATCATCACGGGATCTGACGGTCGTCTACTCAGTAGACAAAGTAAACGCTCGCAGGATCCCGCTCGCAACTTATCGCGTGCCTCGCCTTCACCGATCTACCCGGACGACAGACTGTCTGAATCGTTGACTGATATCCCGTTGACGACTCCGTTGATCACGCGCTTCGTGTGGTCGTCAGACCAGAAGAGATTGATTCCTCAACAGACATCCTCGGACTGGTTCCTCCCCTTCCTGATTCGGGAAGAAACGCTCTTTGATTTCACCATGCCGATCTTGCGAGATGTCACTCCCTTATCCTCACCATCTATCGAGCTTGAGGACAGACGGAGGGCTCCATCACCCGCCACACAATCCTCGGTGGTGGGCATTGTCCGTATTGGGATCACGGATGGCCAAGCGAAGGCGGCATTGGCGCTCATTGTGCGCAACGTCCTCATCCTGACCATCTTCATCATTGCAACCGGCATCCTCATCATCTATTTGCTGACCTCCCGCATCACGACCCCGCTGCGCAGCCTTGCAGCAGCCACTCGTAAACTTGCTGAAGGTGAGGACACTACAGGCTTGCCTGTCTCCTCACACCATGATGAAGTCGGACAGCTCACCCATGCATTCAACTTGATGACGCAATCCTTGCGTGACCGTAACCAGGCAATTACCAGGAATATCGACACCATACGACAGCAAGTCCGGCAATTGACCGCCGTCCATCAGGCCAGCACCGCCATTGCAAGCACCAGTGTCATGGATATGGAGCGGCTGATTGAGACGGTGCTCCAGCTCCTTTCGGAAAATCTCGGATTTTCAAAGATGGCGGTTCTCCTCTACCACCCGGAGACAAATTGCTGCTCCGTTGCCCAAGTCTTCGGAGCTTCCCCTGCAATTGCTAACGCTGCGCGTCAAGTGCATATCCCTGTCTATGAAGGAAGCATCACCGCCGATCTCCTCTTTGACCACAAGCCATTCCTGATTCAGGACATAGAAACTATGGCTCCACGTTTCTATCCGCCGCTCCTTGATCTGTTACGGCGTTCCGGCACAAAATCGGTTGTCATCGTACCGCTTCAGAGTCAAGCCAAGATTCTCGGTTTTCTAGCAGGAGGTCGTGATACTCATCAATGTGATGAAGAAGATCTCCACATCTTATTGACTATCGCTGGCCATGTCGCAGCAGCCATTGACAATGCCACGGCTTACGCTAACCTGGCCGAGCTGACTCAGCATCTGGAAGAACGCATTGGACAGCGCACCGAGGAACTCTCTCAGGCCAATATCCAACTTCAGGAGCATGATCGGCGTCGATCGAAGTTTCTGTCTGTCGTTTCCCATGAGCTACGGACACCCATGACCGCAATTCGGAGTTTTGCAGAGAACATGCTGGACGGTGTCACCGGTCCGTTGACTGACCTCCAGCGAACCTATCTCACGCGGGTTCAGCACAATGTGGCACGACTTAGCAGAATCATCGCCCAGTTGCTCGACTGGTCACGTCTGGACACCAAACGAGTCGATTTGCGCTTGGAAACCGTCTGTCTCCATCACATCGCCACGATAGCCGTAGACAGCTTGCAGACGGTGGCTTCTGAAAAGAATGTCTCGTTGGTGGTTGTCCCCATCGGATCCCTACCGCCGGTTCTGGGGGATCGCGACAAACTGGAACAAATCTTCGTGAATCTGATCGGCAACGCCATCAAGTTTACTCCGCCCGGTGGTCATGTATGCGTTGAACCTTGTGCCTCATCACCAGGCGTCGTTCAGGTGTGTGTAGCTGATACCGGTTGCGGCATCGATGAGAGGCACCTCCCGAATATCTTTGAAGAGTTCTCCAAGGTGCCGTCGGCGATGCCCTCATCACAAGGTGCTCAACTTGGACTTTGGATCACCAAGACCTATGTGACGATGCACCATGGCCGGATCTGGGTCGAGAGTCAGCCTGGGGCAGGGTCTCAATTCTACATTGCCCTTCCGGCATGCGAGTCACAGGAGCAGGCGAAATCGAACCCAAATGAGTCCGTGTCAGCTGAATGTCCTCAGCCTGGGCACAGGTCTTTCTAG
- a CDS encoding TonB-dependent receptor plug domain-containing protein, translating to MGVVWWLSHPLCSWADSLLPLARASSSTERQFREEALYLKEETVSIASRYEQPISRAPSDVYVITDEDIKHSGATDVPTLLRQIPGLEVMQTNAVDFNVSVRGNNQLLANKLLILVDGRSIYIDQSGQVLWKSLPVALTEIKRIEVLKGPASAVYGFNAFDGVVNIITKSPEEMRGTTLQVAGGGQGTILTNGIYAGTGGNWSYRVSGEHEQTQRWSDRNSPALNRQRIAGMVEHHLPNQGRFRGEASLGRSNPYNGFLTEAGSSDTHTSSAHGLLSYEQNGLLIRGWWNGFFFNNQPNTVFPPLTPLLSITDRFGQGASDASFNTYDMETRYQFKPLEPLKLNIGTNFRHIAASWSYLKSRTTENRLGLYAQGDWQVLPSLELSAGLRYDLNSHDEPTLSPRAAVIYHVHPNHTLRLSTSIAYRHSTIIDVAQHINTVLMLPGFPPTTTSILGTSNIRPEQIVSYELGYQGWWWQHRLRTRVTGYFNHISNLIAVQNPTGNPLIPASPMNGGIADLYGGEAGVEVLITSWLSGFANYAYQDIGQTFSGISRRGFSHHKVNAGLRGKWNQFTGELLYHHTSSAAYPLTDLLTNLAPFFPTGTVLPQGAIPGYNLVNLRFGYLLWENSSIEYLREAEIAVSVFNALNDTHREHPLGDLLGTKVLGWLTVKL from the coding sequence GTGGGTGTCGTTTGGTGGTTGTCACATCCGCTCTGTAGTTGGGCTGACTCCTTGCTCCCTCTCGCCAGGGCGTCGTCATCGACAGAACGTCAGTTCCGTGAAGAGGCCCTCTACCTGAAAGAAGAAACCGTCAGCATTGCCAGTCGATATGAGCAGCCGATTTCCCGTGCCCCTTCCGACGTCTACGTCATAACAGACGAAGATATCAAGCACTCCGGAGCCACCGACGTTCCTACGCTGCTCCGACAGATTCCAGGCCTTGAGGTCATGCAGACAAATGCCGTCGACTTTAATGTCAGTGTGCGTGGGAACAATCAATTACTTGCCAATAAACTCCTGATCCTAGTCGATGGCAGGTCCATTTACATCGACCAATCTGGCCAGGTGTTATGGAAATCTCTCCCAGTTGCACTCACGGAAATTAAACGCATCGAAGTCCTCAAGGGGCCCGCTTCGGCGGTCTATGGATTCAATGCCTTTGATGGCGTGGTGAATATCATTACGAAATCTCCGGAGGAGATGCGTGGAACCACCTTACAAGTAGCAGGTGGTGGCCAAGGAACGATTCTGACAAACGGCATCTATGCAGGCACTGGAGGAAATTGGAGTTACCGCGTATCAGGCGAACATGAGCAAACCCAGCGATGGTCAGATCGAAACTCACCGGCGCTCAACCGTCAGCGCATCGCTGGCATGGTGGAACATCACCTCCCAAACCAGGGACGATTTCGCGGTGAAGCGAGCCTCGGTCGATCGAACCCCTATAATGGGTTTCTCACAGAAGCCGGCTCTTCAGATACTCATACCTCGTCGGCTCATGGCTTACTCAGCTATGAACAGAACGGTTTACTGATCCGCGGTTGGTGGAATGGTTTCTTTTTCAACAATCAGCCCAACACGGTATTCCCACCATTGACTCCGCTGCTGTCGATAACCGACAGATTTGGGCAAGGTGCAAGCGATGCGTCGTTCAACACCTATGACATGGAAACACGATATCAATTCAAACCGCTTGAGCCACTCAAGCTCAACATTGGAACAAATTTTCGCCATATCGCCGCATCTTGGAGCTATCTCAAATCTCGGACCACTGAAAATCGTCTGGGGCTCTATGCCCAAGGAGACTGGCAGGTGCTACCCTCTCTGGAGCTGAGCGCCGGGCTTCGATACGACCTTAACTCCCATGATGAACCTACTCTCTCGCCTCGAGCAGCGGTCATCTACCATGTGCATCCCAATCATACGCTCCGGCTCTCTACCTCTATAGCCTATCGCCACTCCACAATCATCGATGTCGCCCAACACATCAACACTGTGCTGATGCTGCCCGGATTTCCTCCAACCACAACCAGTATTCTAGGAACTAGTAACATAAGACCTGAACAGATTGTGTCCTATGAGTTGGGCTATCAAGGCTGGTGGTGGCAACATCGGCTACGAACCCGAGTAACCGGATATTTCAACCATATCTCTAACCTGATCGCCGTTCAGAACCCGACAGGGAACCCTTTGATCCCAGCCTCTCCCATGAATGGAGGCATCGCCGATCTATACGGAGGCGAAGCTGGCGTCGAAGTCCTGATCACGTCTTGGCTCTCAGGATTTGCCAATTACGCTTATCAAGATATTGGGCAAACCTTCAGTGGAATCAGTCGACGCGGCTTTTCTCATCACAAGGTGAACGCCGGCCTCCGTGGGAAATGGAACCAGTTCACGGGCGAGCTACTGTACCACCACACGAGTAGCGCAGCTTATCCTCTCACCGACCTACTGACCAATCTGGCTCCCTTCTTTCCAACCGGAACGGTTCTCCCACAAGGAGCCATCCCGGGCTATAACCTGGTCAACCTACGATTTGGATATCTGCTTTGGGAAAACTCTTCGATTGAATACCTACGCGAGGCCGAGATCGCGGTGTCTGTATTCAATGCCCTCAACGACACCCACCGAGAGCATCCCTTGGGCGACCTGCTAGGCACCAAGGTCCTGGGATGGCTCACGGTGAAACTATAA
- a CDS encoding sigma-54-dependent transcriptional regulator yields MRAKILIVDDDHDILLSLENRVTWMGHEPVTATNGQEALRLIQEEQPDLVLLDLELPLLSGLDVLKHVSQTSVRTDSPDEEAHPISATYTTPLIVMLTAYGTIERAVQAMQLGAFDFVPKPFTSDHLTVVINKALDTVTLHRHVATLRKEVENQFQPAITNNAHMAAQLAVAKQAASSPVTVLLLGETGTGKEVVARAIHRWSPRSSKPFVAVNCAAFPENLLENELFGHEKGAFTGAIKREPGKIEIAEGGTLFLDEIGDMPLTMQSHLLRVLNDRRFYRVGGTQEVRADVRFIAATNKNLQQAIRQGTFREDLYFRLAVISLNLPPLRDRLDDLPALADHFLTQPGKLGLNRRCTLSDSALELLHTYSWPGNVRELENVLTRALVLCPGDTIGPEHLSLMTLPLETDASSSLNQQPSSDIVFFSYHESMDAYSQTLIENALRRNGWNQTKAATELGLQRTYLTKLLRQKQIPAKPPSSFSAD; encoded by the coding sequence ATGCGTGCGAAAATCCTCATTGTCGATGACGATCACGATATCCTCCTTAGCCTGGAAAATCGCGTCACATGGATGGGTCATGAACCGGTGACGGCGACGAATGGGCAGGAGGCGCTCCGATTGATCCAAGAGGAACAGCCTGACCTTGTCTTGTTGGATTTGGAGCTTCCATTACTATCGGGGCTTGACGTCTTGAAACATGTCAGCCAAACATCCGTACGTACCGACTCTCCGGATGAGGAGGCCCATCCAATATCAGCAACCTATACGACTCCACTCATCGTGATGCTGACCGCGTACGGAACGATTGAACGCGCCGTGCAAGCCATGCAGTTGGGTGCATTTGATTTCGTCCCCAAGCCATTCACCTCTGACCACTTAACCGTCGTCATCAACAAAGCACTCGATACCGTGACACTTCACCGCCATGTCGCCACTCTCCGGAAGGAGGTTGAAAATCAGTTCCAGCCGGCAATCACCAACAATGCTCACATGGCTGCGCAGCTCGCTGTCGCCAAGCAGGCGGCCTCTTCACCCGTCACAGTCCTATTACTCGGTGAAACGGGCACAGGGAAAGAGGTCGTCGCACGGGCGATCCATCGGTGGAGCCCGCGATCCAGCAAACCCTTCGTCGCAGTGAATTGCGCGGCGTTCCCTGAAAACTTGTTGGAAAATGAGCTATTCGGCCACGAAAAGGGTGCTTTCACCGGAGCCATCAAACGAGAACCGGGGAAAATTGAAATCGCCGAGGGAGGCACCTTGTTTCTCGACGAAATCGGAGACATGCCACTCACCATGCAAAGCCACCTCCTCCGAGTGCTGAACGACCGAAGATTCTACCGAGTCGGAGGCACGCAGGAAGTGCGGGCTGACGTGAGGTTCATCGCAGCAACCAACAAGAATCTCCAGCAGGCAATTCGCCAAGGCACATTCCGAGAGGATTTGTATTTCCGTCTTGCGGTGATTTCCCTCAACTTACCCCCTCTACGCGATCGTCTAGATGATCTACCGGCGCTTGCCGACCATTTCCTCACACAACCTGGAAAACTTGGACTCAATCGGCGCTGTACGCTCAGCGACTCGGCCTTGGAGCTGTTGCACACGTATTCCTGGCCTGGAAACGTACGTGAACTCGAGAACGTCCTCACCCGTGCCCTCGTCCTCTGTCCTGGTGACACAATCGGCCCGGAACATCTCTCCTTAATGACCCTACCACTCGAGACGGACGCTTCATCCTCGTTGAATCAGCAACCATCCTCCGACATCGTGTTCTTCTCTTATCACGAGAGTATGGACGCCTATAGCCAAACACTCATTGAAAATGCCCTCAGGAGAAATGGCTGGAATCAAACCAAAGCGGCAACAGAGTTAGGACTCCAGCGAACCTACTTGACCAAACTCCTCAGGCAGAAACAGATCCCCGCAAAACCACCCTCTTCATTTTCGGCGGATTAG
- a CDS encoding ABC transporter substrate-binding protein, translating into MKSTPSYLQPVFRVRYCWWLIVCALLLSPISVVSAGEIAILKSSDLPYYEQAVLGFRAGLPSPMQVREYNIGGQLTQGREIGRALRASPPTLVFAVGLKAAMAAKLEIFDTPVIFCMVLNPESHGLPTSNMTGITVRTSAATQLTAIRSIMPDRRRIGMLYDEAQSGDFVRQAHRLAKQSGFELVPVAVRSQEDLAPAVRTLLPKIDALWLLQDQTVISESSIPFLLESTIDAKIALFTFSSTLVQQGALGALVVDPWAVGQQAARLARTQLDDPTKPLGPLHEPEYPQLALNLNTAEYLGLRLAPDVVRVARHIFSGTGPIARKSDHSDLIP; encoded by the coding sequence ATGAAATCAACACCTTCATATCTGCAGCCAGTCTTCCGCGTACGATACTGCTGGTGGTTGATCGTCTGTGCCTTGCTCCTGAGCCCGATCTCTGTCGTGAGTGCGGGAGAGATCGCCATTCTCAAGTCATCCGATCTCCCCTACTACGAGCAAGCAGTCCTGGGCTTTCGGGCCGGGCTTCCTTCACCCATGCAGGTCCGTGAATACAATATCGGCGGTCAACTCACACAAGGGCGTGAGATCGGCCGAGCCTTGCGAGCCTCACCGCCTACCCTGGTATTTGCGGTGGGCCTCAAGGCGGCCATGGCCGCAAAATTGGAGATTTTCGACACACCGGTCATCTTTTGTATGGTCCTGAATCCTGAAAGTCATGGACTGCCCACTTCCAACATGACCGGTATTACCGTCAGGACCTCAGCGGCAACGCAGCTTACGGCCATTCGTTCTATCATGCCAGATCGACGGCGGATCGGCATGCTCTATGATGAAGCGCAGAGTGGCGACTTCGTTCGACAGGCGCATCGTCTCGCGAAACAGAGTGGATTCGAACTCGTGCCGGTGGCTGTCCGTAGCCAGGAGGACCTCGCGCCTGCCGTTCGGACACTTCTTCCAAAGATCGACGCCTTGTGGCTGCTTCAAGATCAAACAGTCATTTCGGAATCATCGATCCCATTCCTCTTAGAATCAACCATCGACGCAAAAATCGCCCTGTTTACCTTTTCCTCGACCTTGGTTCAGCAAGGGGCGCTTGGAGCACTCGTCGTCGACCCTTGGGCCGTGGGACAACAAGCAGCCCGGCTGGCACGCACACAGCTCGATGATCCCACGAAACCACTCGGCCCTCTTCACGAGCCCGAGTATCCTCAATTGGCACTGAACCTGAATACCGCTGAATATCTTGGCCTGAGACTCGCACCGGACGTGGTCCGTGTCGCCCGCCACATCTTCAGTGGAACCGGACCGATAGCTCGAAAATCAGACCACTCAGATTTGATTCCTTAG
- the rph gene encoding ribonuclease PH, translating to MVRFDGRRRDQIRPVKVTRNFTKHAEGSVLIEMGDTKVICTASVEEKVPPFLKGKGSGWVTAEYAMLPRATHERSPREAVKGKQGGRTLEIQRLVGRALRSVTDLSQLGERSIWIDCDVIQADGGTRTASITGAFLALADACTVLKKKELIKKLPLTDYLAAISVGKVGGEVMVDLAYSEDSMAEVDMNVVMTGRGRYVEVQGTAERTPFAKQDMDEFLALSWQAIQRLTTIQQELIGAID from the coding sequence GTGGTACGGTTCGATGGGCGTCGGCGGGACCAGATTCGCCCGGTCAAAGTGACGCGGAACTTTACCAAGCATGCGGAAGGATCGGTTCTAATCGAAATGGGAGACACCAAGGTGATCTGTACCGCCTCGGTGGAGGAGAAGGTCCCCCCATTTCTCAAAGGAAAAGGCAGCGGCTGGGTGACGGCGGAATATGCGATGTTGCCGCGCGCGACGCATGAGCGATCGCCTCGAGAGGCTGTGAAGGGGAAGCAAGGCGGCCGAACGCTTGAAATTCAGCGTTTGGTCGGGCGGGCGCTTCGGTCCGTCACCGATTTGTCTCAACTGGGTGAACGGTCTATTTGGATCGACTGCGATGTGATTCAAGCCGACGGTGGAACCAGGACGGCCTCGATTACCGGAGCATTTCTTGCGCTGGCCGATGCCTGCACGGTCCTGAAGAAAAAAGAACTCATCAAGAAGTTGCCGTTGACGGATTACTTGGCAGCCATTAGTGTTGGGAAAGTCGGTGGAGAAGTGATGGTCGATCTCGCCTACAGCGAGGACTCCATGGCGGAAGTGGACATGAACGTGGTGATGACCGGTCGTGGGCGGTATGTCGAGGTGCAGGGCACCGCAGAACGGACGCCGTTTGCGAAACAGGATATGGATGAATTTTTGGCACTGAGCTGGCAAGCCATTCAGCGGCTCACGACCATTCAGCAAGAGTTGATTGGTGCCATTGACTAG
- a CDS encoding HD domain-containing phosphohydrolase → MTVLLDQTTHHALLDNRLILVVDDEEPIRRLLAYLLQSHGYTVESAADAREARQKLATQPYALMLCDVNMPGESGMDLVRHTLIAHPHTAAIMVTGLDSSVLANAALDVGAFGYIVKPFESNEVLIDVANALRRRRLELENRYHRENLEDIVRTRTLALQQALEWLERTEKELRLSREETIQRLAIAAEFRDNATAQHVQRMSHYCELLASKAGLSPERCDLIRTASPMHDIGKIGTPDHVLLKPGKFTEEEFGVIAQHAEIGYRILSGSDAELLKVAAMIAYTHHERFDGTGYPRRLKGETIPIEGRIAAIADAFDALTTQRVYKPAFELGHAIDLMRKHRSAHFDPELLDTFIASTDELTRIHDQYADRTDPTPRSDA, encoded by the coding sequence ATGACAGTCCTCCTGGACCAGACAACACACCACGCTCTGCTCGATAATCGCCTCATTCTCGTCGTCGACGACGAGGAGCCGATCCGCCGTCTGCTCGCCTATCTCCTGCAATCCCATGGCTACACAGTCGAGAGTGCGGCTGATGCGCGAGAAGCCCGACAGAAGTTGGCCACCCAGCCCTATGCCTTGATGCTCTGTGATGTCAATATGCCCGGCGAATCCGGTATGGACCTCGTCCGCCATACACTCATTGCACATCCACATACGGCTGCCATTATGGTGACCGGCCTTGATAGCTCTGTCCTAGCCAATGCTGCTCTCGACGTGGGCGCCTTTGGATACATCGTCAAGCCGTTTGAATCCAACGAAGTCTTGATCGACGTCGCCAACGCGCTGCGGAGACGCCGCCTCGAGTTGGAAAACCGCTATCATCGGGAAAACCTCGAGGATATCGTCAGGACCAGAACGCTGGCACTCCAGCAAGCCTTGGAGTGGCTCGAGCGCACGGAAAAAGAACTGCGCTTGTCTCGCGAGGAAACGATACAGCGCTTGGCCATCGCCGCCGAGTTCCGCGACAACGCGACGGCCCAGCATGTGCAACGTATGAGCCACTATTGTGAACTGCTGGCCAGCAAAGCCGGCCTCTCGCCAGAACGATGCGATTTGATCCGTACCGCCAGTCCGATGCATGACATCGGCAAAATCGGCACACCGGATCATGTACTGTTGAAACCCGGCAAGTTCACTGAAGAAGAGTTTGGAGTGATCGCACAACATGCAGAGATCGGTTATCGGATTCTGAGCGGGTCTGATGCCGAACTACTCAAAGTCGCAGCGATGATCGCGTACACCCACCATGAGCGTTTTGATGGGACAGGATATCCGCGACGGCTGAAGGGCGAGACTATTCCCATTGAGGGTCGCATTGCCGCCATCGCCGATGCCTTTGACGCACTCACGACTCAACGGGTCTATAAGCCGGCATTTGAGCTCGGGCACGCGATCGACCTCATGCGCAAACACCGGAGCGCGCACTTCGACCCGGAGCTCCTCGACACCTTTATCGCATCCACAGACGAACTCACTCGCATCCATGATCAGTACGCTGATCGCACCGACCCTACACCGCGTTCTGACGCATAA
- a CDS encoding XTP/dITP diphosphatase yields MPLTRESVKELVLATRNLDKGRELAALLEGLGIHIRTLAEFPAVPEVEEDGETCEANAIKKAREVARSTGLPSVADDTGLEVDALGGRPGVFAARYAGEHATYEDNCRKLLRELEGVSKQARHARFLTVAAIAFPGGDIHVTQGSLEGAIAEHPIGDRGFGYDPVFLVPEYGKSLAQLTIEEKNCISHRAKAFAQVRAWLKQRS; encoded by the coding sequence GTGCCATTGACTAGGGAATCAGTAAAAGAGCTTGTTCTCGCCACCCGGAACCTTGATAAAGGACGAGAGCTTGCGGCGTTGCTCGAAGGGCTGGGAATCCACATTCGCACGCTGGCGGAGTTTCCTGCTGTGCCGGAAGTGGAAGAGGATGGTGAGACCTGCGAAGCCAATGCCATCAAGAAAGCCAGGGAAGTGGCTCGTTCAACCGGTCTTCCGTCCGTGGCCGATGACACAGGCCTGGAGGTCGATGCACTCGGAGGCCGACCTGGTGTGTTTGCAGCTCGCTATGCGGGAGAACATGCTACCTACGAGGACAACTGTCGGAAACTGTTACGCGAGCTTGAGGGTGTGTCGAAGCAGGCACGGCATGCCAGATTTCTCACGGTTGCCGCGATAGCTTTCCCAGGTGGCGACATTCATGTTACTCAGGGGAGTCTCGAAGGTGCCATCGCGGAGCACCCAATCGGAGACCGAGGGTTTGGATATGATCCGGTGTTTCTGGTCCCGGAATATGGAAAATCGCTCGCCCAGTTGACGATTGAGGAGAAGAATTGTATTAGTCATCGGGCCAAAGCATTTGCCCAGGTGCGAGCCTGGTTGAAACAACGGTCATGA